The DNA region AGTGGCTGTTCAACTTCAGCTAGAACTAATTCGTATAGTTCTGTTACTTCCTGGCCGTTTAGTTGAGCTAGGTAGTTTTTAAGAGACGCTTTAACAGAGTCACGTAAAGGCTTTTGAGTAATCTGGTCTTGTGACGTTACTGTAGTTACTGTTAATGCTTCTGAAGTCAGATTTTGTTCGAACATATTCGGTCTAGCTCTTCTCTTAATTATGATGCAACGTTATCAAAATAACCTTCTAACGCCTCAAGTTGCAGCTGAGCTGCATCGATAGCGTTGAAGGTACGACGAAACTCACTTGCTCGTTCATGCTCTTTTAGATACCAGCCAACGTGCTTACGCGCGATTCGTGGACCTAAGAACTCTCCATAAAAATCATGAAGAGCATTCACATGACCAAGCATAATGGTTTTCACTTCCTCGCTTGGAAGCTCATCCATTGTGGCGCCGTTTTCCAAATAGTGATGGATTTCCTGAAAAATCCAAGGACGACCCTGGGCAGGGCGTCCAATCATTAAAGCGTCTGCACCGGTGTACTCCAGTACAAACTTGGCCTTCTCCGGGCTATCGATATCACCGTTTGCGATAACCGGAATAGATATGGCCTG from Vibrio hyugaensis includes:
- the fis gene encoding DNA-binding transcriptional regulator Fis; protein product: MFEQNLTSEALTVTTVTSQDQITQKPLRDSVKASLKNYLAQLNGQEVTELYELVLAEVEQPLLDTIMQYTRGNQTRAATMMGINRGTLRKKLKKYGMN